From Pleurocapsa sp. PCC 7319:
GTATTGAGATTAAGTCGATTAATATATGTCATAATAAATACTTATAAACTTAAGTGCGTTAATCATTAATTAGCTGTGTTTCAATTTGCGATTGATGCAGTCGGTGTATTTAAACCCGTTTTACTTCAACTGCGTTTTGTTGGTGCCTGTTCCCTGTTAGTTCTTTGCGGTTGGAGTTTGGCTAGTTTTGCTATAGATGCAGTAGCACGAGGGAAAAAAATGCATCAAATACCTTGTACAAAATGTCGTTTTTTTACTGGAGATTACCGTCTCAAATGTACGGTGAATCCAAATATTGCTAACTCAGAACAAGCTATTGATTGTTCTGATTTTCAGCCAAAACATCTCTACGAATAGAGTGTTTCTGAAGTTGGGAGTCGCCTCTTTGGTCAACTGATTTGATATGTCGCCAGTTTTAATGCTTTCAGCTTAGGGGAAATTTTGTCCTAACTCCAGTCAATTTTAGCAGCCTAGTTTTATTTGTCCTGATCGAATAAGTGGATCTAAATTAGTTTAGATATTTCGTTTAATTATTACTGAATCAGTTAAACTCAATTAGCTTCTAATTCGGTTATTTTTGTAATTTAATATTAATATTTTTTCTGCTCCTCTTATCAAATTCTAAAAATTGAGTTAAAATTCGCCCAACGACTTCTCAAAAATATCGGAGTTTACTCAATGTCTGCCCTTCGTCAACCTGATTTTCCTAATGAATACTATGCCTTAAGTCACTCCATTAAGAAGGCAAGCAATCTAAAGCAAGCAGTAGTTGTAAATTCCTCTCCAAGGTCGTCTAAAACATTACATTCTACTACTTTTCCCCAGACAAATAATCTTCCTCGTCACCTACAAGTTTTGTCATTACTACAAAAAGGTTCTTTTGGGTTAGCCTTAGTTTCAATGGCTACAAGTATTAGTCTCTATATATCGACTGTTCAAATTCCCAAACTTTGGAGTCAAGAATATCAAAATCTTGAAAACCTTCAACGTCAAGAGCGACAATTAATAGCAATTAACGAAACTATTAAATATCAGATTGCCCAAGAAGCTGGAAAAAATAGTAACTTGACAGTATCTACACCAGAGTCAGCTTTATTTATTTCTCCAGCCCAAGTAAGTATTAAAACTATGCCTGAGCAAACCAGAAATCAGCAAAAAAGAGTTGAGCTAAAATATAATAATTTAGGATATTAATCTTAATTTATCTAAAAAAATTCTGGAAAAAGTGATTGAAAAATCGAGTATAGTTACTGCATAAAATTATTGGCAATCTAGGTAAAAGTTTTTTTATATAATTAATAATCAAAATAGTAGTTGGCAATCAAGAATTATTGGTTTTTATACTCAATTATTGATAAATTCATTTTATTGCCCGACTACATTAATTGCTTGATTATGACTAAATCTAAGTTTAAACTGCCTCTAAGATTATCCAAAAATTCCAATTCTCAAGTCAGACAAAAAACTAACCATTCATTCTCTCGAATTCATTCTCAAGCATCAAATCAAAATAGGTTATATTCATCCAATCAATATGTATTGCGATTGTTTCTAGTGTGGGGAGTATTGATCACAGGGTCAATTGGTTTAACAGCCAGACTTTACCATCTACAGATTGTCGATCCTGTTATTAAATATGAACAAGCACCCAAGGGGAAAAGATTGACTCAGATCGCCCAAGATCAGCAAACTACACAACTGCGTTTTTATATTCCTCGTCGTCAAATTGTAGACCGTCAACAAAATGTTCTGGCAACCGATCACATAATCTATACCCTTTATGTCCATCCCTACTTATTTAAGAGAAATTCACAATCAGTACCGGCAGAAGAAATTGCCGAAAGCTTAGCAGAGATTCTAGGCGACAAAACTCCTGATGAATTACTAGCGATTTTTAATCAGCAAGATTGGGGAATTCGTTTAGCGGGAAATTTACCAGAATCTGTCAAGGAAAAAATTCTCGCTCTACAAATTGATGGTTTAGATTTAAGACAAAACTATTCTCGTTTTTATCCTCATCAGGAAATGGCAGCCGAAGTTACAGGTTATGTTAATCAAGATAGCAGCCGTGCTCCCCAAGCTGGTGTGGAGTATACTCAAAACAAATTATTAGAACGTCAGCCGATTAGCTGGAAAATGAGACGTAGCTTTAGCAACAACGAAGCTATATTTCATCCAGGAGATTTAGAGCGATCGCAACAGATGTTTAATTTCGACGATCTGCGACTACAGTTAACCATCGATCTCCGTTTGCAACAAATAGCCCGCAATGCCTTAAACCAGCAGATGAAGAAATACAAGGCAAAACGGGGTACAGTAATTGTCATGGATGTGAGAGATGGTGCCATTTCAGCATTGGTATCCGAACCAACTTACGATCCCAACGCCTACTATAAATACGACATTGGACTATTTAAAAACTGGGCAATTACCGATCTCTATGAACCAGGCTCGACCTTTAAACCAATAAATATTGCTCTTGCCCTAGACGCTGGGGTTATTTCTCCCCAAGATACTTTTGACGATACGGGAAAAATTCAAATCAAGGACGCTCTAATACGCAACCACGACTACGATAAAAAAGGTGCGCGAGGCAAAGTAACCCTGCCAGAAATTCTTCAGTATTCCAGTAATGTGGGCATGATCAAGGTGATGCAACGGATGAAACCGATTGATTACTATCAAGATTTACAGGAATTGGGAATTGAGGACGAAGTGGAATTTGATATTCCTGGATACACTACTGGAAGATTAAAGAATGAGGTAGAATTTACTGTTAGAGAAATTGAACCCGCTACCACCGCTTTTGGTCAGGGTTTTTCTCTAACTCCTTTAAAATTAATTCAAATTCATGCAGCATTGGCTAACGAAGGTAAGTTAATCACCCCCCATGTAGTTAGGGGTTTATCAGACTATGAAGGCTATTTACACTACTCTCTGCCACCCACTAGTAAGCAAGTTTTCTCGCCTGAAACTGCCCGTACTGTTCTCAAAATGATGGAAAAAGTGGTGGAAGATGGGAGCGGTTATGCAGCCAAAATTCCTGGTTACAGGATCGCGGGAAAAACAGGAACTTCACAAAAAGCGATCAATAAAGGAGGGTACGATGAAACAGCTAAGATTACTAGTTTTGTCGGCTTGTTCCCTGTCGAAGCACCTCGTTATGCTGTGTTAGCAGTAGTAGATGAACCCCAAGGAATGCATACCTATGGCTCTACTGTTGCCGCACCAATAGTCGGCTCAGTGATTCAAGGAATTATTAATATCGAAGGAATACCACCGAACAAAGAGGCATCGTCGGCAAACTCCGAAGAATCAACTCAGGGTAATCAATAATTTCAATTAACCATTAAGTCGTTCTAATGTCGCTTTACATCATCCTGGGAAAGAGTTAAAACCACTATTGTAATACTTAAGTTTGGAGTTAAAAATACTCGCTATTTTCTTCGGAAACGTCGAGTGAGCGCGAGAAGCTACCCAACGAAGTTTGGAGTTATTTTTTTAGGAAAATAATCAGAAATTCAGATGTCTAAAAACTGATAAATTCTACTCAATTTCTGAGTTTTTAGCTTTGTCGAACTCACTTTGTTGTTAAATCGTCAAAATCAAATAAGTTAAGTGGTAATTGCAATACCCAATGCAGAATAATTCTTTGCTTGATAATCTTAGTCAGAAGATAGATGAAATCGTTATTGGTCAGTCAGATCTGGTAAAACAGCTATTAGTAGCATTGCTCACTGGTGGTCATGTCATTATTCAGGGGGTACCAGGAACAGGAAAAACTTTATTAGTGAAGGTTTTATCTCGGCTGATCTCAGCGGATTTTCGCCGTATACAGTTAACCCCCGATATCCTTCCCTCAGATATCTTAGGAACCAATATTTTTGACCTCAACAGTCGTGAATTTATCCTTAAAAAAGGACCTGTTTTTACAGAAATCCTGCTAGCTGACGAAATTAATCGCACCCCCCCTAAAACTCAAGCAGCGTTACTCGAATCTATGGAGGAACAACAGATCACCCTCGACGGGGAAACTATGCTTTTACCTCCTTTGTTTTGGGTCGTTGCTACCCAGAACTCTCTAGAGTTTGAAGGTACATATCCCCTACCTGAAGCACAACTCGATCGCTTTTTGTTTCAGCTATTAGTAGATTATCCAACCAAGGATGCCGAAAAGAAAATGCTGCTCAATGCCCAGTCAGGATTCAAGGCGAAAAAACTAGATCTAGATTTGATTAAAGCGATCGCCACTGTAGATGATATTTTGGCATTGAGACAACAGGCGCAAACTATTCAGGTAGCAGATAACATTCTGGATTATGTACTTAATTTAGTTGAACGTACCCGCCAGCATCCCGATTTGTTTTTAGGAGCATCACCACGAGCTGCTGTAGCTTGGCTAAATGCCACTAAAGCAAATGCTTGTTTGTCAGGGAGAGATTTTGTCACCCCCGATGATGTTAAAGAAATAGCTAAACCTCTATTACGTCATCGACTAATACTTAAACCTGAGGCACAACTTGATAATGTCAAAATAGACGAAGTGATTGAGTCATTGCTGAAGCAGATATCAGTTCCCAGATAAAGGGCTTTGCCTGTTAGTTATTAGTTATTAGTTATTAGCTACTAGCTATTAGCTCCAATATCCTTTAAAAGTTATGGATTATATTCACGGTTATTCCCATCAAGAACAAGAAAGATTACTTCAACAGGCGGAATACTTGAGAGAAAAGTTAATCTTGAAGGATCTTGATTACCAAGCAGGAGAAAGTTTATTAGAGATTGGCTGTGGGGCGGGAGCGGTATTAGGCATTTTAGGACAAGCTTTTCCTAGTTTAAAGCTGGCGGGCATTGATTTAGAAGAGAAGCAAATAGAATATGCGACTAACCATTTAAAAACTCTCAATTTCGCAAATGTCGATCTACGAATAGGTGATGCCGCAAATTTACCTTGGCAAGACAACCAGTTTAATTACGTTTATGCAATTTGGTTTATGGAACATCTCAATAATCCTCAGCAAGTATTAGCAGAGGCAAAAAGAGTTCTTCGACCAGGAGGAACAATTACTCTAACGGAAACTGATTACCGTACAATCTTGATTTCACCAGAATCTGCCGATTATCGCTATCTTATGGATACTCTCTGTGAATTATTACTACAAGCTCAGGGAAACCCCTATATCGGGCAATCTTTGGGAACGTTGCTGAATCAGACTGGGTTTAATGAGATAAGTAATCAACCAATTTCTTTCCATTATGCTAACAGTTTAAATAGCCAAGAATTACAAGACTTTATTGAATATGTAGACTCTTGGTTAGCACCAACGATCAATTTGGCGATCGCCAGATTGGGCAAAGATCCTCAAAGGCTTAACGCTGGCTTGAACTGGTTTCGGAGCATTCCTGAGCGTGACAATGGCGCAGTTTCAGTTACTATCTATCGTGCTATTGCCACTGGTTAATATCGCAGTACGTTATTGGTTAGGACAACTTTAATTAACTGCTCGAAAGTAATCAGTAATCAGTAATCAGTAATCAGTAATCAGTTTTCTAATATAAGTCAGTATCGCTATATTTTTTCCATCCTTTCCATTATCCCTTATCTTTCTACATCATGATTCCATCCCGAAGATGTTACGTTCTTTTAGCCATAGGTGGTTTGGGTGCTGCGCTTTTAGATATCCTGATTGATCGTCAGGTAAGTCTCAATTTTTTGCGAATTTATGATTTTACCCTGTTAGTTGGAACTATTGTGGATGCATCTCAGGTTAAAGAAAGTGCTATTGAAGTAACACGCCAGAAAATAGAACGCATCTCCGTAGGTCGGGAGAACCTGATTGAATTAAAGATTAAATCAGGTAAGGCAAGGGCGATCGCTCTTATTCGTGATTCTTTTCCTCAGCAGTTTGCAGTTAATATCGATTCCTTAGAAGTGAATTTACCTCCTAACAGCTCTAAAGAATTAACTTACACGATAAATCCTGATAGTCGTGGAGAATATCAATGGGGTGATATCCAAGTACGTCAGTTAGGTAAGTTTGGTTTGGCTTGGCGAGATTGGAAAATCCCAGCTAGCCAAAAAGTAACAATCTATCCCGATTTGATTAGCTTAAAGGAACTTTCGATTCGTTTAACCCTGGAAAATGCTGGTGCCATGCGTCAGGCGAGAAGATTAGGTAACGGTACAGAATTTGCTGAATTGCGAGAATATCGAACAGGAGAAGATATCCGTTTGATTGATTGGAAAGCTACGGCTCGCCGCGATCGCCCTGTTGTCAGGGTATTGGAACCAGAACAGGAACAAACTTTGTTGATCTTGCTAGACCGAGGACGTTTGATGACGGCAAGAGTTAGTGGGTTAAAACGATTTGATTGGGGTTTAAACGCCACTTTATCTCTGGCATTGGCGGGATTGAGTCGTGGAGATAAAGTTGGCGTAGCAGTATTCGATCGCGATGTTACCACCTGGATATCTCCAGAAAGAGGCAATCATCACCTATCAAAATTAGTTGATCGCCTAACACCAATCCAGCCCATATTATTAGAACCAGACTACCTCGGAGCAGTAACCAAAGTAATTACGCAACAAACTCGTCGCGCTTTAGTAATGGTAATCACAGATATCGTAGACGCGACTGCCTCTAGTGAGTTACTAGGTGCGATGATCCGTCTAACACCACGTTATCTTCCCTTCTGCGTCACCCTGCGCGATCCTCTGGTAGATCGGATTGCCCATTCCCCGACGGATAATACCAGAGATACTTATTCTCGTGCAGTGGCATTAGATTTACTCGCCCAACGTCAGGTAGCCTTTGCCCAATTAAGACAACGAGGTGTTTTAGTACTGGATGCTCCCTGCGATCGCATTAGCGAAGAATTAGTTGATCGCTATCTGCAACTAAAAGCTCGTAATTTATTATAAAGGAGCTTTGCTCCTAGCTATCAGCTTTAGAGGATAATTTTAATTATAATCAACATTATTTTTTAGCTAATAAAGCTGCGACAACATCAACTAATTCTTGTGGTTGAACTGGTTTACCGAGATAGTCTGTAGCTCCTAATCGTTTAGCTTCTTGTTTATGGCGATCGCCTGTGCGAGAAGTTGCCATAACTATGGGTGTATTTTTAAATGCAGGTTTGACTCTAACTTGCTCTAGCAGCTCAAAACCATTAAGTCTAGGCATTTCAATATCAGAAACAATGAGATCGATTCTACCCTTATATTGATCGATCTGCTCTAAAGCTTCTTGTCCATCACGACAAACAATAACCTGATAGCCTGAAGCAATTAGGATTTTTTCGAGCATTCTTCTGGTGGCAACAGAATCTTCAGCGATGAGAACGGTAGAAGTGCCGCTAACAATAGTAACGGCAGAATCTTTAGCTGATACTTCTGCAACAGCATCCTGTTCTAGACCTTGAGGAAGAATTACAGGAATTACCTCCCCTGTACCCAAGACAGTACAGCCTGCTATATAAGGTGGAACGGGAATAGTTTCATCAAATGGCTTAATAATTAACTTTTCTTCTTTTACTATGTCATCAACTAAAATTACTAAAGGTTCAAAAGCAGTTTTCAGCACCATAGCAACTTTACCTTGACTCAATTTAAGAGTTTTTCTCGGACAAGGAAATAAACTGGATACGGAAGCAAGGGCAATTACCTGACCCTGCCAATTAAGATGCTGTTTGTGTTTATCGGTAAAATCTAATTCTCGTTCAGGTAACATTTCCAGGATGCTAGTGTGAGGAAAAGCCACCAGGCGATCGTGCAACTGAACCAATAACAATGATTGTAAACTGAGGTTTAAAGGTAGGTTGATCGTAAAGATTGAACCAAGACCAGCATCAGTTTGTACCCGTAGTTGTCCTTTTAATTGTCTAATTAAGTTGAGAACAATATCTAGTCCCATTCCTCGACCTGAGATGTCACTAACTTGGGCTGCGGTAGAAAAATCAGGCTCAAAAATCCAGTTGAGAATTGTCTCGGGCTTAAAATCCTTAATTGATTTGTTAGCAGGGCAAATTCCTCTTTGCACTGCTCGATTGTAAACTTTTTCAATGTTTATCCCCGAACCATCATCTTGAATCGTAATAACTAGCTGATTGTTTTGGAGTTTTGCAGTTAACAAAATAGTCGCTGTTTCCGATTTACCAGCCGCAATCCGGTCATATTTCGCTTCGATTCCATGATCGAAAGCATTATTAAGTAGATGAGTTAGAGGAGTTTGGAGTTGTTCGAGTAATATTTGATCGACTAGGGTATTTTTGCCCTCAATCTCTAAGTTGACTGGTTTATCAAAACGCTGGCTTAAACCTTTAATTTGGGGGACAAATCGTTTAGCTAACGTATCAAAAGTAACTAATCGGGAGTCAGTAATCTTAGAATATAAGGTATCGAGATTTTTTTGATTTAGTTCTAGATCATCGACTAACTCTCGCTCAACAAAATCTATGTCGGTGCGGGTTTCTTGAATTTGTAACATCAATTCTTGGAAAGATTGCAGACTGGTATGCAAGTCGGTGTAACGATCCATTTCCAAAGTATCAAAACTATCGTTAGATAAGACACGATCATCACCAGTGGTATTAGCTGCTGTATCTCCTGGTTGAGACATATCTGTAGACCGGACAGCTAGTTGATCGTATAAATTTTGGATCTGCTCGCGAATAGGTTCAAATTGGCGAGTTAAAGAACGTAGACGATGATTAGCTTGATTTAATATTTGTTGTTGGCGACTTATACGAGATTGACTTAAGATTAGCTCTTCTACATTATTAGTCATTTCCTCTAGTCTTTTGAGAGGAATTTTTAACTGATTAACAGCTGGTTTTTTGGATTTTTCGGCTACTGTAGCTATTATTTTAGATTCCGATTTGGATACCACAGGAGGAGCAAACATAACTGTTGATAGCTCTTCTCCCTCATCATCATCAGGAAAATCGAAAAATCCTTCGACATCTTCTACTTCCCCTAATTCCTCATACTCGTTATCTAGCTCACTGATAGCAAAAGCCTCAGAATCTGAAGCATCTTCTAAATTAGTATCTTCTAAATTGATATTCTCTGATTGGAGATTTTCCAAATAAAGGTTGCGGCGCTGACGAATTTCCTGAACTAATTCCTGACTTACTAACAAAGCTTCTATAGGATCGGCTTCAGTTAAAATAGTTTCAATTGGAGCTACTGCTTCTGCTAGCCAGGGTAACTCCAAGGTTTCACCCATAAAAGTACATTCATCGGCAAAGCCAGTTAAAGCTTCAGTGATCACTTCTTCTGGGGTGTCTAAAGCCAAATCAGCGATCGCCTGCAAAATAGCCTCTAAATCTTCGTTTAAAGTATTAACAACTAAAACATTAATTCCTTCCGGTTGACCTTCCTGTTCTTCTTCGGATTCATCCGAGGCTAGGTGACTGAGATAGTTTTGAATCTCATCACGGAGATGATGAATAATTTCCTTAGTTAATAGTAATACCTCTACTGTCTCAGAATTTTCTAAAGCCTCAGTAATAGGCTCCATAGCTTCACCTAACCAAGGTAAATCGAGAGTTTCTGCCATAAAAATACATTCATCGGCAAAATCCGCTAACAAAGGTTGAATTACCTCATCTGGGGCATCTAACTCTAATTCTTCAATGACAATAAAGCTATTTTCTAGCTCTACTGTTAGAGTGTTCCAGACTAAATGATTGTTTTGGCTAGTGCCGCCATCATCATCGGTTGTAGAACACTCTTCAGTTTCTGAACTAGTTCCAACCAAAGCTTCTAAAGCAGTAATTAATTCTGGATTGGCGATCGCATCATCCACAGTACGAGCCTGACTTAAAACAAATCCTACTTCATCAATTCCTTTTTCAATCAAAGCCCAGGCTAATTCTCGTTCAGCAATTTGTTCTCCCTGAATACCCACCAGCACATCTTCAAGCCGATGAGCCAGATGTTGCAGACTAGTTAGAGATGCTAAACCTGCCCCACCCTTAAGAGAATGGGCTGCTCGCAATAAGGCTGTAAAATCAGGACTGTCAGGATCTTTGATGCCCTCTTCTAGCATTTGAAGATACTCTGGGGCATCTTCGTCTAAAAAGCATTGACGTGCTTCAGCGGTAATAGCAGCGAGAATTTCAGGATCTAACTGGGAACTCATTTTGGATAAGACTGTGTCTTGGTAATAGTTAGTTAGCTAGTAGTTCAAGGAGAAAAAAATAAATCATAGATCTTACCGATCATTCAGTTAAAGTTCTTAAACTATTGCTGAAGTTTAAATTGTGATACTGATGACTGGAGGTTTTCGGCTTCACTTACCAGAGTACGTAGAGATTGGACTACGTTTTGTGCTTCAGTGGAGTTGGTTTTAGCAATGGTCGCAATCCCATTGATTTTTTCGTTTACTTCTTTAGAAGTATTTGTTTGATCGCTGGTATTTTCGGAGATATATTTCAGATATTCATCAATCTGTTTACTGGTTTCGGCTAAACTCCGCAGGTTAATTTTGGTCATGCGTACCAGTTCACTACCATTAACTACATCAGCTGTACTGATTTCCATTCCTTGTAATACCGAGGTGGTATCTTGGCGAATTTTTGTTACTAACTGTTGAATGTCTTTCGTTGCTTCTGTAATCCGATCCGCCAGACGACGAACCTCTTCGGCAACGATTCTAAAACCTTCCCCATGTTCTCCTGCACGAGCAGCCTCTACAGAAGCGTTAAACGCCAATAGGTTGGTTTTTTCAGAGATACCGGAAATAATTTCCACAATTTGAGCAATTTCTTGCGAAGATTCCGCTAATTGTTTGACTTTTTTGGATGTGCTAGCAACAGTAGTCCGAATTTTTTCCATGCTGTTAACCGTCTCTTCCATAGCCAAATCACCTTCTTTGGCTTGAATTGAACCTTGGCGGGCAATTTGGGCAGCTTCTTGAGCGTAGTTAGCAACCGTTGCTATGGACTTATTAATGTCATCAATATTGCTTAAGGTCTGATTAATTTCTTCCGCCTGACTTAAAGCCGATTCCGAAAGTTGACTTACCGAATTTTCTCCTGCGAAAGACAGTTGACCTACTTCAGTAGAAACAACTTGTACCTCCTGTAATAATCCCTGTAATTTATTCATAGTGGCGTTAAAGGCATCGGCAATTGAGCCCACCGCACCATCAGTCATCGCAGCTCTAACAGTTAAGTCTCCTTGTTTAGCATCTTCAACGTCTAAGAGTAGGTTCATTACACCTTGTTGTAAGGTCTCTTTTTCTTTTTGTTGACGTTGAGCTTCTGCCTCTTGAGTCAGGAGTAGGCCTTGAATTTGTTCTGCCATGTTGTTGATGCTAGAACCCAAATCGGCTAATTCATCTTGTCCTAAAATGGGTATATGAATGTCGAACTTTCCACTTCCTAATCTTTTGATAGCGCCAGTAGCTTGCACAATTGGTTGAATTAACTTGTCTACTAATATAGAAACAATTCCCGCGACTAAAATTGTTGACACAGCACTAACTAGAGCTAAAGTTAACACTAATTTTTGTTGTACCTGGGATTTTTTTACCTCTAATATTTCCTGGGTGAGTGCCTTGTTGGCAACATAATATGTTGTTGAGCCAACTATTGTAATGGGAATAATAGTTAAGGCGATCGCTATAAGAGTGACTTTAAATTTTAGACTAGGATGCTCCACCAATAAACCCTGAGAAATAGGTTTAGGTTCGGTGATCTGAGGGGGGGCAGAGATGGGAGTAGGCTCAGATTGATTTAAATTGGCAAGAGCTTCTTTGGCGACATTACCGTAATTACCATCTGGATCTACTTGGATAATTTCTTGGTAAAGAGCGATCGCTTGTTCAACTTCTCCAGCGCTTTCTAAGGCGTTTGCCTGGACGATTTTATTGACGATATCACCTGTGTTATCAGACATAAAATTTTTCCTAATAATTCAATATAGGCAATTTAATTTAGACAGATACCAGAGTTGATTTCTGATGTAGTAGCTGTAGTAAATTAGCAGAGTTTAAAATATAAGTACTTCTAGTTTCTATTTCGACAAAGGCAGTACAACAATCTCGTAACCCAGACGGCGCGGTATCCGTTAGCTGTTGCAGATGATTAGTTTCTGGAGATATAATTCCCACCAGTTTTGGCGTCACTAATCCTATCTGTCTTTGGCTTTCCCCTAGCTGATGTTTTAAGATTACGGCAGTCAGCTTTTTGCTCAGGGGCGAGCGCTTGTGTACCAGATTAAAGAAGCGATCGCTATCTAAAACCCAGAGCAGAGAACCTTTATAGTTAACTACCCCGTACCAGAAATCAGCTACTCCTGGAACCGTGCAGATATGATTAGTTTCAAATTGAACTACTGTTCCCATATCCGATAGAGGTATTCCCAAGTTTATTTCTGGCGATAGTTCAACGCTAAAATATTCTGAAACCATAAAAATAAAGTAAATTTGAATTTACTAATTGAGAAGAAAGACATAAGATAAATAGCCTTTTAATTTCTAGTCTCTAATTATTGAACTTTTATTTAGTTAGCAAATTGAATAACCTTATCTACTAAATTTTGGGGTGCATAAGGTTTGGTAATGTATGCATTACCCCCCTGACGCATGGCCCAAAAACGATCAAATTCTTCAGCTTTGGAACTACAGAATAAAATGGGAATATCTTTCCAGGAGCTATGCTCACGAATCTTACGACAAAGATCTAAACCACTTTCCCCTGGCATAACAATATCTAACAAAATTAAATTAGGTGTTGGATTGGTGTTAAGCCACTCCCAAGCCGATTCTGCATTTTCAGTGACAGCAACATTAAAACCAGCATGAGACAGTAAAGCAGAACTCATTTGCCTTTCAGCATGAGTATCTTCAACAATCAATATTGTTTTCATAATAATTAATTACTTCTTTTGGTGATGTATCTTAAAAGCAAATAATTTTGGTTAATACTATAATTCCCAAAAATTTAGTCTAAGTATCATTAATTTATTAGAAACCATCGATACTAATGGGCATTTACGACCAATGTTTCT
This genomic window contains:
- a CDS encoding penicillin-binding protein 2 — encoded protein: MTKSKFKLPLRLSKNSNSQVRQKTNHSFSRIHSQASNQNRLYSSNQYVLRLFLVWGVLITGSIGLTARLYHLQIVDPVIKYEQAPKGKRLTQIAQDQQTTQLRFYIPRRQIVDRQQNVLATDHIIYTLYVHPYLFKRNSQSVPAEEIAESLAEILGDKTPDELLAIFNQQDWGIRLAGNLPESVKEKILALQIDGLDLRQNYSRFYPHQEMAAEVTGYVNQDSSRAPQAGVEYTQNKLLERQPISWKMRRSFSNNEAIFHPGDLERSQQMFNFDDLRLQLTIDLRLQQIARNALNQQMKKYKAKRGTVIVMDVRDGAISALVSEPTYDPNAYYKYDIGLFKNWAITDLYEPGSTFKPINIALALDAGVISPQDTFDDTGKIQIKDALIRNHDYDKKGARGKVTLPEILQYSSNVGMIKVMQRMKPIDYYQDLQELGIEDEVEFDIPGYTTGRLKNEVEFTVREIEPATTAFGQGFSLTPLKLIQIHAALANEGKLITPHVVRGLSDYEGYLHYSLPPTSKQVFSPETARTVLKMMEKVVEDGSGYAAKIPGYRIAGKTGTSQKAINKGGYDETAKITSFVGLFPVEAPRYAVLAVVDEPQGMHTYGSTVAAPIVGSVIQGIINIEGIPPNKEASSANSEESTQGNQ
- a CDS encoding MoxR family ATPase; its protein translation is MQNNSLLDNLSQKIDEIVIGQSDLVKQLLVALLTGGHVIIQGVPGTGKTLLVKVLSRLISADFRRIQLTPDILPSDILGTNIFDLNSREFILKKGPVFTEILLADEINRTPPKTQAALLESMEEQQITLDGETMLLPPLFWVVATQNSLEFEGTYPLPEAQLDRFLFQLLVDYPTKDAEKKMLLNAQSGFKAKKLDLDLIKAIATVDDILALRQQAQTIQVADNILDYVLNLVERTRQHPDLFLGASPRAAVAWLNATKANACLSGRDFVTPDDVKEIAKPLLRHRLILKPEAQLDNVKIDEVIESLLKQISVPR
- a CDS encoding methyltransferase domain-containing protein, which produces MDYIHGYSHQEQERLLQQAEYLREKLILKDLDYQAGESLLEIGCGAGAVLGILGQAFPSLKLAGIDLEEKQIEYATNHLKTLNFANVDLRIGDAANLPWQDNQFNYVYAIWFMEHLNNPQQVLAEAKRVLRPGGTITLTETDYRTILISPESADYRYLMDTLCELLLQAQGNPYIGQSLGTLLNQTGFNEISNQPISFHYANSLNSQELQDFIEYVDSWLAPTINLAIARLGKDPQRLNAGLNWFRSIPERDNGAVSVTIYRAIATG
- a CDS encoding DUF58 domain-containing protein; amino-acid sequence: MIPSRRCYVLLAIGGLGAALLDILIDRQVSLNFLRIYDFTLLVGTIVDASQVKESAIEVTRQKIERISVGRENLIELKIKSGKARAIALIRDSFPQQFAVNIDSLEVNLPPNSSKELTYTINPDSRGEYQWGDIQVRQLGKFGLAWRDWKIPASQKVTIYPDLISLKELSIRLTLENAGAMRQARRLGNGTEFAELREYRTGEDIRLIDWKATARRDRPVVRVLEPEQEQTLLILLDRGRLMTARVSGLKRFDWGLNATLSLALAGLSRGDKVGVAVFDRDVTTWISPERGNHHLSKLVDRLTPIQPILLEPDYLGAVTKVITQQTRRALVMVITDIVDATASSELLGAMIRLTPRYLPFCVTLRDPLVDRIAHSPTDNTRDTYSRAVALDLLAQRQVAFAQLRQRGVLVLDAPCDRISEELVDRYLQLKARNLL
- a CDS encoding response regulator, with product MSSQLDPEILAAITAEARQCFLDEDAPEYLQMLEEGIKDPDSPDFTALLRAAHSLKGGAGLASLTSLQHLAHRLEDVLVGIQGEQIAERELAWALIEKGIDEVGFVLSQARTVDDAIANPELITALEALVGTSSETEECSTTDDDGGTSQNNHLVWNTLTVELENSFIVIEELELDAPDEVIQPLLADFADECIFMAETLDLPWLGEAMEPITEALENSETVEVLLLTKEIIHHLRDEIQNYLSHLASDESEEEQEGQPEGINVLVVNTLNEDLEAILQAIADLALDTPEEVITEALTGFADECTFMGETLELPWLAEAVAPIETILTEADPIEALLVSQELVQEIRQRRNLYLENLQSENINLEDTNLEDASDSEAFAISELDNEYEELGEVEDVEGFFDFPDDDEGEELSTVMFAPPVVSKSESKIIATVAEKSKKPAVNQLKIPLKRLEEMTNNVEELILSQSRISRQQQILNQANHRLRSLTRQFEPIREQIQNLYDQLAVRSTDMSQPGDTAANTTGDDRVLSNDSFDTLEMDRYTDLHTSLQSFQELMLQIQETRTDIDFVERELVDDLELNQKNLDTLYSKITDSRLVTFDTLAKRFVPQIKGLSQRFDKPVNLEIEGKNTLVDQILLEQLQTPLTHLLNNAFDHGIEAKYDRIAAGKSETATILLTAKLQNNQLVITIQDDGSGINIEKVYNRAVQRGICPANKSIKDFKPETILNWIFEPDFSTAAQVSDISGRGMGLDIVLNLIRQLKGQLRVQTDAGLGSIFTINLPLNLSLQSLLLVQLHDRLVAFPHTSILEMLPERELDFTDKHKQHLNWQGQVIALASVSSLFPCPRKTLKLSQGKVAMVLKTAFEPLVILVDDIVKEEKLIIKPFDETIPVPPYIAGCTVLGTGEVIPVILPQGLEQDAVAEVSAKDSAVTIVSGTSTVLIAEDSVATRRMLEKILIASGYQVIVCRDGQEALEQIDQYKGRIDLIVSDIEMPRLNGFELLEQVRVKPAFKNTPIVMATSRTGDRHKQEAKRLGATDYLGKPVQPQELVDVVAALLAKK